GCAGACGGCCTCGGGCGCCATGCCGCGCAGCGCCGTCACGAGCGCGCGGTATCCGCCGTGCGCGATGTATTCGTCGAGGCTGCCCGGGTCCATCTCGCCGCACTGGGCTAGCACGAACCGGGTCTGAGGCGCAAAGAACGGGTGCTCGCTCAGCAGCGGCACGTTCTCCCACGGCCTGACGTTCTTGCCCGGGAACTGACCCAGCACCGCGTCCGCGGGAATCGTCTCGGCAAACACGGCGGCCAGAATGTCCGCCGCTTTCTTCTCCGTGACCTTGCTGAAAGACACGCGCGTGCGGCCCGGCAGTTGCACGTCCATCAGCGGCTCCGCCGAGCACATGCCAATGCAGCCGACCTCGACGATGTCCGCCTCGACCTCTTGCTGGGCGAGCCACGCGCGTACCGCTTTCAGCGTCTTGCCCGCGCCCGCGCCGAGGCCGCACGTGCCGGTGCCGAGGAATATCGTGGGCCGTTCCACGTGCTCCCGGCGCAGGAAGCGCACCTTGCTCTTCAACGCTACGGGCAGGTCGTCCTCGCAGGGCGTGCTGAGCCAGGACTGAATTTCCTCGCGCGACAAGCTCGCGCGGCAAGCTTCACAGTGGCAGTCTTGTTCGCTGTGGTTACTCATGAGCGTTCGCCTCTTTTTTCAGAACCCTGAAAACCCGGTCCAGTTTTGCCGGGGTCATTTCCGCGTGAAACTCCTCGTTGACTCGAATCACCGGCGCCAGGCCGCACGCGCCAATGCATGCCACCACCTCGAGCGAGAAGAGGCCGTCGCGGCTCGTCTGGCCCGGTTGCAGTCCGAGGATCTGCTTCACGTCCTCCAGCACGCCGTGCGAGCCTTTCACGTGGCACGCCGTGCCCCGGCACACCTGCACGTGATACTTGCCGATGGGCTGGAACCGGAACTGGTTGTAAAACGTCGCCACGCCGTAGATCTTGCTTGCGGGCAGCCCCAAGTGCTGCCCAATGCGCAGGATCGCATCGCGCGACAAATAGCCAAGGGCTTC
The DNA window shown above is from Candidatus Hydrogenedentota bacterium and carries:
- the nuoE gene encoding NADH-quinone oxidoreductase subunit NuoE — translated: MATETTLERDLDAILAEYPDAGRDALIPLLQEVQEALGYLSRDAILRIGQHLGLPASKIYGVATFYNQFRFQPIGKYHVQVCRGTACHVKGSHGVLEDVKQILGLQPGQTSRDGLFSLEVVACIGACGLAPVIRVNEEFHAEMTPAKLDRVFRVLKKEANAHE